The Thermoanaerobaculia bacterium DNA window CGCGCGAGTCGGCGGGACTCTGGGCCATCAGCCAGGGATTCACGGAGGTCGGCCGCGACGACGCCGACATCCTGGAGCGCGCTTCGTTCCTCTACGACTCGCTCTACGCTCACCTCGAGAAGGAGTGCTCCCGATGACGGCGGAAAGGCATCGATGGCATCTCCTGATCCACCAGATTCCCCCGAAGCCGCTCTATCTCCGCGCGAAGATCCGGAACCGCCTCGTACGCGTCGGCGCGATCGCGCTGAAGAACTCGGTCTACGTTCTCCCCTTCACCGACGAATGTCTCGAAGACTTCCAATGGATCGCGCAGGAGATCGCCGCCGGAGGGGGCGATGCGTACGTCTGCCGGGCCGATTTCGTCGACGACGACGCTGACCGGCGGCTCGTCGAACGGTTCCGGGCGGAGCGGGACGCGGAGTTCCACCGCCTCGCCGAAGAGATCCGGCCCCTCGTCTCGCGCAGCCGCCGGGCCCGGCGTGCCGGCCCCGACGGAGAAGCGGCCGCCGCCGTCGAGCGCCTTCGCCGGCGGCTCGCCGAGCTCGTCCGCATCGACTTCTTCGGCTCGGTCGGACGCAAGGAGGTCGAGGATCTCTTCGCCGAGCTCGAGCGGAAGCTCCCTTCTCCGTCTCCGAGCGGCCGGTCGGTCGACCGGACGAACCTGCGGGGCCGCACCTGGGTGACGCGAAAGGGCGTCCACGTCGACCGGATCGGATCGGCCTGGCTCGTCCGCCGGTTCGTCGACCCCGGCGCGAAGCTGCGCTTCGTCGATCTCCGCGAAGGCGTTCGCGTTCCCGGCGAGATCCGGTTCGACATCCCGGGAGGCGACTTCACGCACGAAGGGGACCGCTGCACGTTCGAAACCCTCGTCGCCCGCCTCGGTCTCGCCGATCCGGCGCTCGAGCCGATCGCCGAGATCGTCCACGACATCGACCTGAAGGACGGAAAGTTCGGGAGGCCGGAGGCGGCGGGAATCGAGCGCCTTCTCCATGGCCTCCTGCTCGCGAATCCGGAGGACACAGACCGCATCGAGCACGGCTTCGAGCTGTTCGACGGCCTTTACGAATCGTTCCGCCGCCGCGGCGCCTCGCTTCCCGCGGCAGCTCCGAAGATCGGGAAGAAAGGAGACTCGTCATGAAACGGATCGGAATTCTGCTCGCGGCTCTCGCCCTCGCCTCGGCGCTTTCGGGGGCGGACTGGCAGGAGGTCGGAAAGACGCTCGGACAGGAGGGGAAGAGCCTGCCGGGAGAGGTGCAGAAGTACTCCTGGCCGCGCTCGGACCTGCGCGTCCGCGTCGCGACGGTGGCAGTCCAGCCCGCGCTCGCTCTCGGGTCCTGGGCCGCCTTCCGGGCGGAAGGGTCGAACGCGATGACGATGGGAGATCTCGTCCTGCTCGAAGCGGAGGTCAATCCGGTCGTTCGCGCGCTCCAGGCCGGAGGATTCGAAGTCCTCGCGATCCACAACCACCTTCTCGGCGAGACGCCGCACGTCCTCTACGTCCACTTCATGGGGAAGGGCGAGCCGGCGGCCCTCGCGAAGACGCTGAAGGACGCGCTCGCAAAGACGAAGACCCCGACGCAGGCCGCGGCGCCCGCGCATCCGACGCCGGCGCAGACGAAGCTCCTCGATGAGCTCCAGACGAGCCTCGGCAAGAAGGGAACGATGGCCGGAACGGTCCTCCAGGTCGGCGTGCCCCGGGCGGACCCGATCACCGACGGCGGGATGGAGATTCCTCCCTCGATGGGGATGGCGGAGTCGATCAACGTCCAGACCGCGGGCGAACGCGTCGCGGCGACGGGAGACTTCGTCCTCGTCGCCGACGAGGTCAATCCCGTGATCGCCGAGCTCCAGTCGCACGGGATCGAGGTCACGGCGCTCCACTCGCACATGCTCCGCGAGACACCGCGGCTCTTCTTCATGCACTTCTGGGGAGTCGGGACCCCGCCGAGGATCGGCGGGGGACTGAAGGCCGCGCTCTCGAAGGTCGCCACGAAGCCCTGAGCGGATGACCTCCGGCCCCGCGGTCCCCCCCGGGCGCGCCACGGCCCTGCGACGCTCTCTCGGCCTCGAGGGCGGCGTCGCGGCCCTGGCGGCCGGTCTCTTCGTCTTCGGTTTCGGCCAGGAGCTGTGGTTCCGCTACGTCCCCGAGTACCTCCGCTTTCTCGGGGCCGCCCCGTTCCTCATCGGAGTCTTCGGGACGCTGAAGGATTTACTCGACGCCGCGTACGCGTATCCGGGCGGCGCCATCACGGATCGGATCGGCACGCGGGCGGCCCTTCTCCTCTTCGGCGGCGTCACGCTCGCAGGTTTCCTGGTCTTCGCGCTGTGGCGATCGATCGCGGGAGTGTTCGCGGGCATCGTCCTCGTGATGGCGTGGCCGTCGCTGGGACTTCCGGCCACCTTCGCGATGATCGGCGAGGAGCTCCGCGGGGCGAAGCGGATCGTCGGATTCACCGTCCAGGCCGTCGTCAAGCGGATTCCGATCGTAATCGCGCCGGTCGTCGGCGGCGTCCTCATCGGCCGCCTCGGAATGCTTCGCGGAATGCGCGCGGGTTTCTTCGCGTCGATCGCGCTCGCGGCGGTGATGATCCTCGGTCTCGCGGCCGTCTTTCGGAACGGACGGACCGCTCCGGCCGTTCCTCCC harbors:
- a CDS encoding MFS transporter, producing the protein MTSGPAVPPGRATALRRSLGLEGGVAALAAGLFVFGFGQELWFRYVPEYLRFLGAAPFLIGVFGTLKDLLDAAYAYPGGAITDRIGTRAALLLFGGVTLAGFLVFALWRSIAGVFAGIVLVMAWPSLGLPATFAMIGEELRGAKRIVGFTVQAVVKRIPIVIAPVVGGVLIGRLGMLRGMRAGFFASIALAAVMILGLAAVFRNGRTAPAVPPGAVRLPPVLRRLVAADVLVRLCEGLPDVFLVVWVIEVRGFSAARFGVLVSILTATSIVSYVPAAALAERAEKKRFIVLTYAFFTLFPVAVFAARTFAALAAAFAIGGLREIGEPARKAFIVDSSPAHARGRTVGKYYTIRGFSVAGAAAIGGLLWTIAPRWTFLAAAGLGAAGTVGAAVFLPRSGKRPDSPA
- a CDS encoding DUF1259 domain-containing protein, coding for MKRIGILLAALALASALSGADWQEVGKTLGQEGKSLPGEVQKYSWPRSDLRVRVATVAVQPALALGSWAAFRAEGSNAMTMGDLVLLEAEVNPVVRALQAGGFEVLAIHNHLLGETPHVLYVHFMGKGEPAALAKTLKDALAKTKTPTQAAAPAHPTPAQTKLLDELQTSLGKKGTMAGTVLQVGVPRADPITDGGMEIPPSMGMAESINVQTAGERVAATGDFVLVADEVNPVIAELQSHGIEVTALHSHMLRETPRLFFMHFWGVGTPPRIGGGLKAALSKVATKP
- a CDS encoding chromate resistance protein ChrB domain-containing protein, yielding MTAERHRWHLLIHQIPPKPLYLRAKIRNRLVRVGAIALKNSVYVLPFTDECLEDFQWIAQEIAAGGGDAYVCRADFVDDDADRRLVERFRAERDAEFHRLAEEIRPLVSRSRRARRAGPDGEAAAAVERLRRRLAELVRIDFFGSVGRKEVEDLFAELERKLPSPSPSGRSVDRTNLRGRTWVTRKGVHVDRIGSAWLVRRFVDPGAKLRFVDLREGVRVPGEIRFDIPGGDFTHEGDRCTFETLVARLGLADPALEPIAEIVHDIDLKDGKFGRPEAAGIERLLHGLLLANPEDTDRIEHGFELFDGLYESFRRRGASLPAAAPKIGKKGDSS